A section of the Pelagibaculum spongiae genome encodes:
- a CDS encoding site-specific integrase, whose product MTVEKDNGPELLGKSVELDILAKEASILEASENANTTRAFDNAVKHFTSVFGGRLPCRDEDLKNYLVKYAGQLSVSTLEQRRVLIGRWHKENGFEHNPNDSELVRKIMRGIRRKYGKKPKQAKPAPLKVIEKVCVHLDSVQATLGEDQSQRSLSCFRDKAMLLTAFWFGLRSDELINIRACDVKFFWDGDQPYFELFLPKSKTDKEGLGMTKKMNALANLCPMLALRDWVEARCSGVDIKSFRDSELPLFSGVNRWGGISESHIHPNSINKMFKKLLESGSVDPDEYSTHSMRRGIANWIIDSGASVAELKEWIGWSDTRTAMRYLDGKSSLPSKIIERKIQTGAFLDSSSAKRLDKG is encoded by the coding sequence ATGACAGTCGAAAAGGATAATGGTCCGGAGTTGTTAGGAAAATCTGTAGAACTTGATATTTTGGCGAAAGAAGCATCAATTCTGGAAGCTTCTGAAAATGCTAATACCACAAGGGCTTTTGATAATGCCGTTAAACATTTTACCAGCGTTTTTGGCGGGCGGCTCCCCTGTCGCGATGAAGATCTAAAAAATTACTTGGTGAAGTATGCTGGTCAATTAAGCGTGTCTACTTTAGAACAGCGCAGGGTTTTGATTGGCCGCTGGCATAAAGAAAATGGGTTTGAACATAACCCTAATGATTCCGAATTGGTTAGAAAAATCATGAGGGGGATTCGGCGAAAGTATGGCAAAAAGCCGAAGCAAGCAAAGCCAGCTCCTCTCAAAGTGATTGAAAAGGTGTGTGTTCATTTGGACTCCGTCCAAGCAACGTTAGGTGAAGATCAGAGTCAGCGCAGCCTGAGTTGCTTCAGAGACAAGGCAATGCTTTTGACGGCTTTTTGGTTTGGATTGCGCTCTGATGAACTTATTAATATTCGAGCCTGTGATGTAAAGTTTTTCTGGGATGGCGACCAGCCTTATTTCGAGCTTTTTCTTCCGAAATCAAAAACGGATAAAGAAGGACTGGGAATGACGAAAAAAATGAATGCATTGGCTAACTTATGTCCCATGTTGGCGCTGAGGGACTGGGTCGAGGCCAGATGTAGCGGCGTGGATATTAAGTCTTTCCGAGACAGCGAGCTACCACTGTTTTCAGGGGTTAATCGTTGGGGAGGAATATCTGAATCACACATCCACCCTAACTCGATTAATAAAATGTTTAAGAAGTTACTGGAGTCAGGTAGCGTTGATCCGGATGAGTACAGCACTCACAGCATGCGTCGTGGGATCGCCAACTGGATTATTGATTCTGGTGCATCGGTTGCGGAGCTTAAAGAATGGATTGGCTGGAGTGATACCAGGACTGCGATGCGCTACCTCGACGGAAAATCATCACTCCCAAGCAAGATTATCGAGAGAAAAATTCAAACGGGTGCTTTCTTGGATAGCTCAAGCGCCAAGCGGCTGGATAAAGGCTGA
- a CDS encoding YaaW family protein encodes MSTDHKKYQSVLDDHDLFPMLEQATTKEKKLISTVIAEKISSNIESSCTNSMKIGRELQLMGGNSAVNLFRGDGVKYKELAYDAAKKVRAKVKSNDSIETIEWELLTTLVKKAVEKMNEQDKEQFFAELEESTGQAFNWKNVAMDQLFKIGVPGAAGIYLALAEIAIPQILRALGITAAVGFIGGRAAAAAIPVVGWGLAIGSIFQSMAGTAYSVTIPCTAYLGAIRARINANSVAAEIFGDL; translated from the coding sequence ATGAGCACCGATCATAAAAAATATCAGTCAGTTTTGGATGACCACGATCTGTTTCCAATGCTGGAGCAGGCAACCACAAAAGAAAAAAAATTAATCTCGACAGTTATCGCTGAAAAAATTTCCAGTAACATTGAAAGTTCCTGTACAAATAGTATGAAAATTGGACGAGAGCTACAACTGATGGGGGGCAATTCAGCCGTTAATCTTTTCAGAGGCGATGGTGTTAAATACAAAGAGCTCGCTTACGATGCTGCCAAGAAGGTTAGAGCCAAGGTTAAAAGTAATGATTCAATCGAAACAATTGAGTGGGAACTGCTTACGACTTTAGTAAAAAAAGCGGTTGAGAAGATGAACGAGCAGGACAAGGAGCAGTTTTTTGCGGAACTTGAAGAGTCTACAGGGCAGGCTTTTAACTGGAAAAATGTAGCCATGGATCAATTATTCAAAATTGGTGTACCAGGAGCTGCTGGTATCTACCTTGCATTAGCAGAAATCGCCATACCACAAATATTGAGAGCGCTCGGAATTACTGCTGCTGTAGGCTTTATTGGTGGTCGCGCAGCCGCGGCAGCAATACCAGTTGTTGGCTGGGGGCTTGCGATTGGTAGTATTTTTCAATCTATGGCTGGTACAGCTTATTCGGTGACCATTCCGTGCACAGCATATCTTGGGGCAATTCGCGCCCGTATTAATGCAAATAGTGTCGCAGCAGAAATTTTTGGTGATTTATGA
- a CDS encoding nucleotidyl transferase AbiEii/AbiGii toxin family protein translates to MLEQHINRIIQSNPQYAGLQQAIEKEILHHDIFDVLIQQGVMQSLTFIGGTSLRLCYNSVRLSEDLDFTAGSSFKPSDLNGLDLQLQQYIERKYETEVTVKCPPEKKQGDTATWKISMARKANRPDIPKLNIHLDICALPSLTTEKKPLINHYNIVAPTSGILIPVQSLAEIMTDKFIALAYRAKRIVPRDIWDLTWISQRGTPVSMRLLEQKLELRGKSKADFDHAMSDKLLKLQNEDQVKRSFCNELSRFVPSHIKHRTLDDQDYWGYVQSEVTSLVESLLQNASDNPFDMGAK, encoded by the coding sequence ATGCTAGAGCAGCATATAAATCGAATTATTCAATCCAACCCGCAATACGCAGGTCTGCAGCAAGCTATTGAGAAAGAAATACTTCACCATGATATTTTTGATGTACTGATCCAGCAAGGAGTGATGCAGTCATTAACATTTATTGGCGGCACATCGCTTCGCTTATGCTACAACAGCGTCAGGCTCTCAGAGGACCTAGATTTCACGGCAGGTAGCAGCTTTAAACCATCAGATTTAAATGGTCTGGATTTACAGCTACAGCAGTATATTGAAAGAAAATATGAAACAGAAGTGACTGTGAAATGTCCGCCAGAAAAAAAGCAAGGAGATACAGCTACCTGGAAAATCAGTATGGCGCGCAAAGCTAATCGCCCAGATATACCGAAATTAAATATTCATTTGGATATCTGTGCCTTACCATCTTTGACAACTGAAAAAAAACCGTTAATCAATCATTACAATATTGTTGCACCAACAAGTGGAATATTAATTCCTGTTCAATCCCTTGCAGAGATCATGACAGATAAGTTTATTGCTTTGGCATATCGAGCAAAACGTATCGTCCCCCGAGATATTTGGGATCTTACTTGGATCAGTCAACGTGGTACGCCAGTATCCATGCGATTACTTGAACAAAAACTTGAACTACGCGGTAAGTCGAAAGCCGATTTTGACCATGCAATGTCAGATAAGCTGCTGAAGTTACAAAATGAAGACCAAGTTAAAAGATCTTTTTGCAATGAACTCAGTCGATTTGTTCCATCTCATATCAAACATCGCACTCTGGATGATCAGGACTATTGGGGCTACGTGCAGTCAGAAGTCACTTCTTTAGTTGAATCATTGTTGCAAAATGCATCAGACAACCCATTTGATATGGGGGCTAAATAA
- the abiEi gene encoding type IV toxin-antitoxin system AbiEi family antitoxin, with protein sequence MTKTERLLLAISQSVQAGGGVYSNQELAFLIGQPYSAAFTKFLADCVKKGVLLRVAQGIYQSALTPPDPATAIYQTLKKLRRGVLNYISLESQLSYAGEISQVPFDQITVITKGRSGTFQTFYGAIEFTHTRKALDQISTELYFDPDINMYRASVEQAVADLKACNRNLHLLEK encoded by the coding sequence ATGACCAAAACAGAACGCTTATTGTTGGCCATCTCTCAATCTGTTCAGGCTGGGGGCGGCGTTTATAGCAACCAGGAATTGGCATTTTTAATCGGGCAGCCTTATTCTGCTGCATTCACCAAATTCCTTGCTGACTGTGTTAAAAAAGGCGTATTACTGCGTGTAGCTCAAGGCATTTATCAAAGTGCGCTTACTCCACCAGACCCCGCAACCGCTATCTATCAAACTTTAAAAAAGCTGCGGCGCGGCGTGTTAAATTACATCAGTTTAGAAAGCCAGCTGAGTTATGCTGGTGAAATTTCCCAAGTGCCATTTGATCAAATAACGGTGATAACCAAAGGCCGTAGCGGAACTTTTCAGACATTTTATGGGGCGATTGAATTTACTCATACCAGGAAGGCTCTCGATCAAATTAGCACTGAGCTGTATTTCGATCCGGATATCAATATGTATAGAGCAAGTGTCGAGCAAGCGGTGGCTGATTTAAAAGCATGTAACAGAAATTTGCATCTGCTGGAGAAATAA
- a CDS encoding IS66 family transposase, whose translation MILFHYDPSRSSKVVRELLAGYHGWLQSDYYMRPTINLITVVIYLANNLTFLAKVLHCLLHVQHIPVRFFLGLFDKDSKFYLRPSQL comes from the coding sequence CTGATTCTGTTTCATTATGATCCATCACGGTCAAGCAAAGTGGTGCGCGAATTACTGGCTGGTTATCACGGCTGGCTGCAGAGTGATTACTATATGCGGCCTACCATCAATTTGATCACAGTAGTGATTTACTTAGCGAATAATTTAACGTTTTTGGCTAAAGTGCTGCATTGCTTGCTGCATGTTCAGCATATTCCAGTCAGATTTTTTCTTGGGCTCTTCGATAAAGACTCCAAATTTTACCTCAGGCCAAGCCAACTCTAA
- a CDS encoding transcriptional regulator: MKLDRLSSIDEITAELGCRLKQARLNKNASQAEVASHCGLSRKTVMNAEKGQASLKAFVSIMHSLQLIDQLECFLPEPGISPIQMLKLRGKQRQRASGLRQPDQEPDLDW; this comes from the coding sequence ATGAAGTTGGATCGCTTATCGAGCATTGATGAAATCACGGCAGAGTTGGGCTGTCGCTTGAAGCAAGCCCGGTTAAATAAAAATGCTTCACAAGCCGAAGTAGCCTCGCATTGCGGTTTGTCTCGTAAAACTGTAATGAATGCTGAAAAGGGCCAGGCTTCACTGAAGGCTTTTGTTTCAATCATGCATAGCTTGCAATTAATTGATCAGCTGGAATGCTTTTTACCAGAGCCAGGAATTTCACCGATTCAAATGTTAAAACTCCGTGGCAAGCAGCGTCAGCGCGCTTCCGGACTTCGTCAGCCGGACCAAGAGCCAGATCTGGATTGGTAA
- a CDS encoding UvrD-helicase domain-containing protein — protein MTAVEMPKVAIAADFLSAFAKIPKKQQKKVQEFISKFRQNPTSSAINYEKIIQARSKDVFSVRIDYAYRGIVLKPKQGNIFMLMWVDHHDEAYGWAERHECVIHRSTGAIQIVDVSYQQASETPPPQHIEPEQIAKPQPVVAAEVTPLFADYSCEQILALGVPDAFIDTVMSLTSDRELDKLEYRLPPESYEPLFFLAAGDSYDELLNQYNQSTDEAVDTEDYAAALERAVSQRSFKLVTDDLDLQKMLNAPLEKWRVFLHPSQRNLVNKSNKGPTRVLGGAGTGKTVVAMHRAVALAKAIPNASGSKVLFTTFTRNLALDIEHSLKKIASEAELAKIEVVNIDSWVSRFLSRCNYDFKVVYDQDQIRKQCWKIALDQAPVELNLEDQFYREEWHHVVQQNDVQSRQEYFKISRVGRGTPLTRIERAKIWPVFEEYRNQMNRKRIREVADAMMDAIKLLRERDLSLPYSSVIVDEAQDMGRQAFTLLRALIPEKANDMFIVGDGHQRIYRNKVVLSHCGINVRGRRSQKLKINYRTTEETRRFASSILNNVEVDNLDGEADQSHDYLSLFHGEQPLVKLFSTGGEEVTFVQQTIQQLLQQEDIELKDICMVARTKYIRNSYAKQLNDLGIETYSLSGQNADSNKSGLRVATMHRVKGLEFKYLFIINVSDGVIPLCNGNSNDPVEQRDNDFNERALLHVSATRAIKGLFVTATGTPSTYLASFL, from the coding sequence ATGACTGCTGTTGAAATGCCAAAAGTTGCAATTGCTGCTGATTTTTTATCCGCATTTGCAAAAATACCGAAAAAACAACAAAAAAAGGTTCAGGAATTTATTAGTAAATTTCGTCAAAACCCGACTAGTTCTGCGATTAATTATGAAAAAATTATCCAGGCCAGAAGTAAAGATGTTTTCTCAGTACGTATTGACTATGCCTATCGAGGCATCGTTCTTAAGCCAAAACAAGGCAATATCTTCATGTTGATGTGGGTGGATCATCATGATGAGGCCTATGGCTGGGCTGAGCGTCATGAATGTGTAATTCACCGCTCTACAGGTGCTATTCAAATTGTTGATGTCAGCTACCAACAAGCCAGTGAAACACCACCACCTCAGCATATTGAGCCAGAACAAATCGCAAAACCCCAGCCTGTTGTGGCGGCAGAAGTTACACCGTTGTTTGCTGATTACAGCTGTGAGCAGATTCTGGCTCTTGGTGTGCCAGATGCTTTTATTGATACTGTTATGTCACTTACTAGTGATAGAGAACTAGACAAACTTGAGTACCGCTTGCCGCCTGAATCTTATGAACCACTATTTTTTCTTGCTGCAGGTGACAGCTACGATGAGCTGTTAAATCAATACAACCAAAGCACTGATGAAGCGGTTGATACCGAAGATTATGCTGCGGCACTGGAGCGTGCTGTCAGCCAACGCAGTTTCAAACTGGTAACTGATGATCTAGATTTGCAGAAAATGCTTAATGCGCCCTTGGAAAAATGGCGAGTGTTTTTGCATCCAAGTCAGCGAAACTTGGTGAATAAATCCAACAAGGGCCCAACCCGAGTGTTGGGTGGTGCAGGTACAGGTAAAACGGTGGTGGCCATGCACCGTGCAGTGGCACTAGCTAAAGCAATTCCTAATGCCTCTGGCAGCAAGGTTTTATTCACTACTTTTACTCGAAATCTGGCGCTGGATATTGAACATAGTCTGAAAAAAATTGCTTCAGAAGCTGAGTTAGCAAAAATTGAAGTCGTGAATATTGATAGCTGGGTGAGCCGTTTTTTATCGCGGTGTAACTATGATTTTAAAGTGGTTTACGATCAGGATCAGATCCGTAAGCAATGTTGGAAGATTGCACTGGATCAAGCACCAGTTGAACTGAACCTTGAAGATCAGTTTTACCGCGAAGAGTGGCATCATGTTGTGCAGCAAAATGATGTGCAAAGTCGCCAAGAGTACTTCAAGATCAGCAGGGTTGGTCGAGGTACACCGCTTACCCGTATTGAACGGGCGAAAATCTGGCCAGTTTTTGAAGAGTATCGCAATCAGATGAACCGCAAGCGGATTCGTGAAGTGGCCGATGCCATGATGGATGCTATCAAATTGCTTCGCGAGCGGGATCTATCTCTACCCTATAGCTCAGTTATTGTCGATGAAGCTCAAGACATGGGCCGACAAGCATTTACTCTATTACGAGCACTCATCCCTGAAAAAGCCAACGATATGTTTATTGTTGGCGATGGTCATCAGCGAATTTATCGTAATAAAGTAGTATTGAGTCATTGTGGTATCAACGTGCGTGGTCGCCGTTCGCAAAAGCTTAAAATTAACTATCGCACCACAGAAGAAACCCGCCGCTTTGCCAGTAGTATTCTAAATAACGTTGAAGTAGATAACCTAGATGGCGAAGCAGATCAGTCGCATGATTATTTGTCGCTGTTTCATGGTGAACAGCCATTGGTAAAGCTGTTCAGCACCGGTGGTGAAGAGGTTACTTTTGTTCAGCAAACCATTCAGCAGTTATTACAGCAAGAAGATATTGAACTGAAAGATATCTGTATGGTAGCCCGAACCAAATATATTCGTAATAGCTATGCCAAACAGCTGAATGACCTGGGAATTGAAACCTATTCTTTGTCCGGACAGAACGCTGATAGCAATAAAAGTGGATTACGAGTTGCAACCATGCACAGGGTCAAAGGCTTGGAATTTAAATATCTGTTCATTATCAATGTCAGTGACGGCGTCATTCCACTTTGCAATGGAAACAGTAATGACCCGGTGGAACAAAGAGACAATGATTTCAACGAACGGGCGCTACTTCATGTGTCCGCTACTCGGGCAATTAAAGGCTTGTTTGTCACTGCTACGGGAACTCCAAGCACTTATTTAGCCTCGTTCCTTTGA
- a CDS encoding Fic family protein yields MKACIAARTALAELKKTGELIPNQSMLLNLLPLLEAKDSSEIENIVTTTGQLFQYAEESRGADLEAKEALRYRTALNQGFIRLEREPLCIEMDIRKGLGAVMANQTTGDIIYTPPVGEQVIRDLLTNWERFIHGEDDLDPLIKMAVSLKRFIHFMIVTVEPVAS; encoded by the coding sequence TTGAAAGCCTGTATTGCAGCACGCACTGCTCTCGCTGAACTCAAAAAAACAGGAGAGCTTATTCCTAACCAGAGCATGCTGCTTAACTTGTTGCCACTGCTGGAAGCAAAAGACAGTTCAGAAATTGAGAATATTGTGACTACGACCGGTCAACTGTTTCAGTATGCAGAAGAAAGTAGAGGTGCCGATCTAGAGGCAAAGGAAGCGCTGCGCTACAGAACTGCACTCAACCAAGGCTTTATCCGACTAGAGAGAGAACCACTCTGCATTGAAATGGATATTCGCAAGGGATTAGGAGCGGTCATGGCTAATCAGACTACCGGTGACATTATTTATACTCCTCCCGTCGGAGAACAAGTCATTCGTGATTTACTGACTAATTGGGAGCGCTTTATCCATGGCGAAGATGACCTAGATCCACTAATTAAAATGGCTGTCAGTTTGAAGCGATTCATCCATTTTATGATAGTAACGGTCGAGCCGGTCGCATCCTGA
- a CDS encoding Fic family protein, whose amino-acid sequence MYRYLLLSIYWREKPVSCHPTELPLANENQLESIPVLKKLAATHRRLAELKGVAGSIPNENILISTLTLQEAKDSSEVENIVTTHDELFRSNASSNPYNAAVKEVSCYAKALNYAFDRVRKSELLRLQDILDIQQSMESNNAGLRKLPGTELKNAVTGEVVYTPPQNAEAVSTLMSNLVAYINDDALSDNDPLIKMAVIHFQFESIHPFYDGNGRTGRIINILYLVLQGLLDLPILYLSRYIIKHKSDYYNCLQAVRDKSEWESWLLFMLTAIEETALETALLVKRISGLMLDMKHRLRSELPKIYSQDLLNNIFCHPYTKIDYLENDLSVSRVTATRYLNLLCEKGFLQKNKEGKSNYYINTELVQLLADAGE is encoded by the coding sequence ATGTATAGATATTTGCTGCTTTCTATATATTGGAGAGAAAAGCCAGTGTCATGCCATCCAACAGAATTACCGCTTGCCAATGAAAACCAATTGGAAAGCATACCTGTCCTTAAAAAGCTGGCAGCAACACATCGCCGACTTGCTGAATTGAAAGGTGTTGCTGGATCAATTCCAAATGAAAACATTTTGATTTCAACACTAACGTTGCAAGAAGCGAAAGATAGCTCTGAAGTCGAGAATATTGTCACGACACACGATGAATTGTTTCGCAGTAATGCATCTTCAAACCCATACAATGCTGCAGTTAAAGAGGTTTCCTGTTATGCGAAGGCGCTCAACTACGCATTTGATAGAGTTCGTAAAAGTGAGCTACTTCGCTTGCAAGATATTCTTGATATTCAACAAAGCATGGAATCGAATAATGCTGGGTTGAGAAAGCTGCCAGGGACAGAGTTAAAAAACGCTGTCACTGGAGAGGTTGTTTACACTCCGCCGCAAAATGCTGAAGCTGTATCCACTTTAATGAGCAACCTAGTAGCCTACATAAATGATGATGCACTATCGGATAATGACCCACTGATAAAAATGGCCGTAATTCACTTTCAGTTCGAGAGCATTCATCCATTTTACGATGGTAATGGTAGAACTGGCCGTATTATCAATATTCTTTATCTTGTATTGCAGGGGTTGCTCGATCTGCCAATCCTGTACCTTAGCCGATACATCATCAAGCATAAATCCGACTATTATAATTGTCTTCAGGCTGTACGAGATAAATCCGAGTGGGAAAGCTGGTTACTGTTTATGCTGACCGCGATCGAGGAAACTGCACTAGAAACAGCGCTTCTGGTAAAACGGATTAGCGGCCTAATGCTGGACATGAAGCACCGATTACGCTCGGAGCTCCCCAAAATATACAGCCAAGATCTTTTGAATAATATTTTTTGTCATCCATATACAAAAATCGATTATCTTGAAAATGACCTGTCAGTATCAAGGGTAACAGCAACAAGGTATTTAAATCTGCTTTGTGAAAAGGGGTTTTTACAGAAGAATAAAGAAGGAAAAAGCAATTACTACATCAACACTGAATTAGTCCAGCTGCTAGCTGATGCTGGGGAGTAG
- a CDS encoding OmpA family protein has product MNKLLLTGADEQEENHWLSVSDLMAGLMMVFLFISIALMRNAFIERDKIKQIAIAYQENQVAIYDALTSEFKEDLSQWDAGIDENTLTFTFNAPEVLFETGQIDLSPTYQALLDEFFPRYMEVLKPFQSSINEVRIEGHTSSDWNIGSSEEEAYFKNMKLSQGRTRAVLDYVYRLPSSAPFRQWIKFHLAAVGLSSSKPVLSLQGNEDKVRSRRVSFRVITNSDIQIKRILEEA; this is encoded by the coding sequence ATGAACAAGTTGCTTCTAACCGGTGCTGACGAGCAAGAAGAAAATCACTGGCTATCTGTTTCAGATTTAATGGCCGGACTTATGATGGTTTTTTTGTTTATATCCATTGCACTAATGCGTAACGCATTTATTGAACGAGACAAAATCAAGCAGATCGCAATTGCCTACCAGGAAAATCAGGTTGCTATTTATGATGCACTTACAAGCGAATTCAAAGAGGACTTGTCCCAGTGGGATGCCGGCATCGATGAAAATACGCTGACATTTACCTTTAATGCCCCTGAGGTGTTATTCGAAACAGGACAAATTGATTTAAGCCCGACTTATCAGGCATTGCTGGATGAATTCTTTCCACGCTATATGGAAGTACTTAAACCTTTCCAAAGCTCTATCAATGAGGTTCGCATTGAAGGCCATACCAGTAGTGACTGGAATATTGGCTCCAGCGAAGAAGAGGCATATTTCAAAAATATGAAGTTGTCCCAGGGAAGAACCCGTGCGGTCTTGGATTATGTTTACCGCCTTCCTTCCAGTGCTCCTTTCCGTCAATGGATAAAATTCCACTTAGCGGCTGTTGGCTTGTCATCGTCGAAACCTGTTCTTAGTTTACAGGGAAATGAAGACAAGGTTCGCTCGCGTAGAGTCAGTTTTCGTGTGATTACCAACTCGGATATTCAAATCAAACGCATTCTGGAAGAAGCCTGA
- a CDS encoding HNH endonuclease, which produces MKLNVSLDALWSNVHRMGAKTVSVDMDISHDNGIDIDAELSSGIEIDIKDLDITLAGVLSVKGRQVLLFISDHGHRVASILADSAKGNRFHIADCSTLQEMRRGNRFERYHVTNNLSGEFEVFGTDQFKGKMEGKAKLNVCKNCLNQLNYKRSANLAVPERNRLVQEFDVGEFFSCYSSLFKFMPKQAQQAEKGYSEDWKEISAEVRRSASYVCESCNLNLSQHKRLLHVHHKDGVKHNNSRSNLAVLCIDCHRKEPHHQHMFIKHHDTQLINQLRREQSVIRENPNDWSKTYEFADPAVHGILNHAQKRNIAPPEIGYPVQDNNGEIIAELELAWPEVKFGVFIEEPKKKSDWNMLNMQQAMQHFSQKR; this is translated from the coding sequence ATGAAGCTGAACGTAAGCTTGGATGCTCTTTGGTCTAATGTTCATCGAATGGGTGCAAAGACAGTTTCAGTAGATATGGATATCTCTCATGACAATGGGATTGATATTGATGCTGAGCTAAGCAGTGGTATTGAAATTGATATCAAAGATCTTGATATTACCCTAGCAGGTGTACTGAGTGTTAAAGGGCGCCAAGTACTGCTTTTTATTTCAGATCATGGGCATCGTGTTGCTAGTATTCTCGCTGACTCGGCTAAAGGGAACAGATTCCATATTGCTGATTGCAGTACTTTGCAGGAGATGCGTCGAGGGAATCGCTTTGAACGCTATCATGTCACCAATAACTTGAGTGGTGAGTTTGAGGTTTTTGGAACCGATCAGTTCAAAGGAAAAATGGAAGGAAAAGCAAAGCTCAATGTATGTAAGAATTGCCTGAACCAGCTTAATTACAAGCGATCAGCTAACCTTGCAGTACCAGAAAGAAATCGCCTTGTGCAAGAATTTGATGTCGGCGAGTTCTTCTCCTGTTACAGCTCATTGTTCAAGTTTATGCCCAAGCAGGCTCAGCAGGCCGAAAAAGGTTACAGTGAAGACTGGAAAGAAATCTCTGCTGAAGTCCGTAGATCTGCAAGTTATGTATGCGAAAGCTGTAATTTGAACCTCTCGCAGCACAAACGGTTGCTACATGTTCATCATAAAGATGGTGTCAAGCACAACAATTCCCGCAGCAACTTAGCTGTTCTCTGTATTGATTGCCATCGTAAAGAGCCGCACCATCAGCATATGTTTATTAAACATCATGATACACAGCTGATCAACCAATTACGGCGAGAACAAAGCGTCATCAGAGAAAACCCCAATGATTGGAGCAAAACTTATGAATTTGCCGACCCTGCGGTTCATGGAATTTTGAATCATGCGCAAAAGCGAAATATTGCACCTCCAGAAATTGGTTATCCAGTCCAAGATAATAATGGTGAGATCATTGCAGAGTTAGAGTTGGCTTGGCCTGAGGTAAAATTTGGAGTCTTTATCGAAGAGCCCAAGAAAAAATCTGACTGGAATATGCTGAACATGCAGCAAGCAATGCAGCACTTTAGCCAAAAACGTTAA
- a CDS encoding HNH endonuclease family protein, whose translation MTRLITLVLAVLLLSTGVQADLVKKSKSGICHDTSSRYYERTKKYTAFDNLQECLDRGGRLPKGSKTKPTPVTSSKYQRSYFGSWIDEDKDCLNTRHELLMKLSTGTVNTGSNRCTVSRGRWLDPYTGQIFYEAKQLDIDHLVPLKWAWDHGADKWSKDKRIAFANDEANLFAVKARVNRQKGALGPFEWMPPARSFHCQYVVRFNRIMKAYRLQFTASESEKFRELKSSVCK comes from the coding sequence ATGACGCGACTAATTACACTAGTACTAGCTGTACTGCTGCTATCTACTGGGGTTCAAGCCGATCTAGTCAAGAAAAGTAAATCTGGCATCTGTCACGATACGTCTAGCCGATATTATGAACGAACCAAAAAATATACAGCTTTTGATAATTTGCAAGAGTGCCTGGACCGTGGCGGCCGACTCCCGAAGGGATCAAAAACAAAACCCACGCCCGTCACTTCTTCAAAGTATCAGCGTTCTTACTTTGGTAGCTGGATTGATGAAGATAAGGACTGTCTGAACACTCGTCACGAACTACTAATGAAATTATCTACAGGTACAGTAAATACGGGCTCCAATAGGTGTACGGTGAGTCGAGGGCGATGGCTTGATCCGTACACGGGCCAGATTTTCTATGAAGCAAAGCAACTCGACATCGATCACCTCGTTCCGTTGAAGTGGGCATGGGATCATGGGGCAGATAAATGGAGCAAAGATAAGCGGATAGCATTCGCCAATGATGAAGCTAACTTGTTCGCTGTAAAAGCACGTGTGAACAGGCAAAAAGGTGCTCTTGGTCCTTTTGAATGGATGCCGCCTGCTCGGTCATTTCACTGCCAGTATGTTGTTAGGTTCAATCGAATCATGAAAGCATATCGTCTTCAGTTCACAGCCAGCGAAAGCGAAAAATTCAGGGAATTGAAAAGCAGCGTTTGCAAGTAA